From the Piliocolobus tephrosceles isolate RC106 chromosome 14, ASM277652v3, whole genome shotgun sequence genome, the window ACAGCAGGGTGACTACTCACCTCATAATTCTCCTTGATCCAGAGCTCTCGTTTAAGAAAAGTTTCTTTCTGATGATCTTCTAGACTATCAAATTGAGACTTTGACATCTTCATAGATTTACGTATAATGTAcaatctctcttcctctccataTTCTTTGCCTTTGATGTTAAAATTATAGATCCACCGGCAATACCAAACTATATATGAGCATAGGTGAAAAGGAGCTAAGATAATTTGAAACAGGAGAAGATCACAGATTTGGGGTTTCTGATAGCCCCCCTTTatatctattttactttttataatgttCTTTATGATGTTCTCCTCCTCGTCACGAATTTCCTCTTTggactttttgtttttgcctttttctttggcttttttgAGCAGTCCCTGCTGCTTGGCAATCTCTGTAGCCTGGATACGGTACTTGGGCACTGTGGCTAGGTAGCTGATTGCCTTATTGTAGCTATTCCACCAGCTGAAAAACTAGAATAATTAACAGAGAACAATGAGTCATTTTCATTACCCAATCTAAGTTAAAGGAATGATAGAGTCTCAGTGAATACCATCTCCCAAGAAACCATTATAGTTAAAACTAGGGATCTCAAAGATACTACTTTCTAAGTAAAAGATACAACTGAACAAAGCCCATGCATACACAGGATCTCAAGGCTGGATAAGTAAGGTAAACTCTGAGCTGAGCCAAAAATCACTGATGCAGTCAGGAGATACCCAAGATCAAAGGATGATCAATGTGTCATACCACACCTGTGGTTTCGTATCTTTACCATTTGGCTCTTCCCTagatcacttaaaaaaaaaatttttttttctttttttttttttaaacagtaaccTACTTACTAGAAAAAGAGTTAAATGGCAAAATCTAGCTGGTGAGGAATTTGTTTAAAAACCTCATAGGGTATAAACTCAGGCAACTATATTCATTCCCATCTCTTTTCCTAAGCCATCTGCATGTATCAAGTGGCACTCATCATATTCTGAGAGATTAAAATACGGTTGAACTCTACCTATTTGGATAGGAAAACATTAACTTACTTCATAACTGTATTCAACCACAAAGGGTTTGTCAGAAAATGCCCTGCTTCTCACATAGTACCTCCGTAAATTTCAGCTCCTGTTTAACTGAATGAATATAGCAGATATACAAATAATATCCTGCAATAGTAGCAATctattaagaatatattttaaagttactaCAGTATTacattgtttaaaacaaaaaagtaaaattatccctGCTCTCCCCCTTTGAAAGGGTAAATCGTTCTACAAATGctgacacattttaaatataccaCCTTAGTTTCCAATATAGTTCATAAAAATTGAATGTCGGCCaagtgcaggggctcatgcctgtaatcccagcactttgagaggctgcagtaagtggattgcgtgagcccaggagctcaagaccagcctgggcaacatggcaaaactaaaaaaaatacaaaaattaggcaggtgtggtggcacatgcctgtagtcccagctattcgggaggctgaagtgggaggatcacctgagcccaagaagtagaggctacagtgagccacgatcactccactacactccagtctgggtgacagagtgagaccccatctctttaaaaaaaaaaaaaccacactgaATATCATGTCGTTTCTGGGAATCAAACTGGAGAAGTAATTTTCAAACAAGCAAATTGCTTCATTCTAGTCATCTGACTTGCTCATTTCCTCTAAAAGAGCATGTGATAGGTGTGGCTAGTTTAATAACAGGGAAAACTTATTTCAGGCAGAAGTTaaatttttgtgatattttacaGCATAAAAAgctcctggctgggtgtggtggctcacgcctgtaattctagcactttgggaggccaaggcaggtggatcacaacgtcaggagttcgagaccatcctggccaacatggtgaaaccccgtctctactaaaatacaaaaagctagccgggtgtggtggtacacgcctgcagtcccagctgctcaggaggctgaggcaggagaatggcatgaacccgggagacggaggttgcagtgagcctagatcgcaccactgtactccagcctggcaacatagcgagactctgtctcaaaacaaaaacaaaacaaaaaaaagttcctatgtctcttttaatctatttCAGTGGTTTCAACCTGAGCAGAAGCACCCTTAAAGGGGCACACAGAAATGCGTGGACATTTCTGGTTGTTACAATAATGATGGCAAGCACTACTGGCATTTGGTGACTGGAGCCGGGACTTGTTAGGCCAGATTAAGGAATTCAGATTTCTCCCACATTTAATGGGAAGTCATTGAAAAGTCCCACAAAGGTAAATGATATGAATTAGCTGACATTCACTCTGGCTACTATGTAGAAAATACTCTAGAGGGAGCAATGAAAAAGGCTCTGGATTTTTGAGGGGTTGTTTTGTAGTAATAATGACATTCTTCAACAATTTCTTAGATTTGCCACCGACAAAGATTCTAATACTGCCAAAGAATAAAACAGATCTCAACTAGaagtaaaattttacaaaaagataCTCGCAATTAGGTTTTAATGACTAGCACTAGGCAATGTGCACTAAATGCACataaatatagatacaaataTCCAGTGATACATACCTGAAACACTGAAATAGCACACACACTGACCAAAATCACAACTCTAACATCCACCTTAGGGGCCAAGCGCCTGCTATAGTAGTGGTAGTAATGGCTGTAGTACTCTTCTGGATGATCCAGCATGTAATCATAATCTTTTCGTGTTTCTTCATCCTGTAAAATGACAAGATATCCAACTTCACAGGACAGTCCATTAAATGGCCTTAGTTTATAATCTGTTAAATCAAATACagaattttataattatgtaaggTTAATCTGagtaaaaatactgaaattgtCAAAATCAAAAAATTTCCCATTATTCTTCAAAGCCATGTAAATTTCCAAAACTTCAATATTAGATATAAAAgcataacaaaaatatttgtctAAGTTCTTGAGTATTGTTAGCC encodes:
- the LOC111535685 gene encoding dnaJ homolog subfamily C member 25; this translates as MGAPLFSPGWAAGAAGRRSYVLLAPFLLTLLLVRPSGALVEGLYCGTRDCYEVLGVSRSAGKAEIARAYRQLARRYHPDRYRPEPGDEGPGRTPQSAEEAFLLVATAYETLKDEETRKDYDYMLDHPEEYYSHYYHYYSRRLAPKVDVRVVILVSVCAISVFQFFSWWNSYNKAISYLATVPKYRIQATEIAKQQGLLKKAKEKGKNKKSKEEIRDEEENIIKNIIKSKIDIKGGYQKPQICDLLLFQIILAPFHLCSYIVWYCRWIYNFNIKGKEYGEEERLYIIRKSMKMSKSQFDSLEDHQKETFLKRELWIKENYEVYKQEQEEELKKKLANDPRWKRYRRWMKNEGPGRLTFVDD